GCTTATTTTAACATTGAACGTGATGATATTTTTGAACGATTTGCTCTTGATAGTGTTACCAATGTTGGTGGTCGAAGTTCAAAAGGTATCGAAGCATCAACCTCATTACTATTAAGTGACAATTGGCGACTTGGCGCGAATGCCGCCTATACAGAGGCTACCTTTGAACGTTCTGCAAATGTTGAATTATTTGCAGGGAACACCCCGCCTAATGTACCTGAGCTAACGGCTAATATTTATTCTAGTTACGATAACATCGCCAACTTACCAATAGAAGTTGGGGCATCAATACATTTTGTTGATGACCGTTATGGCGACAATCCTAATACCGTTACCTTAAAAGCCTATACCTTGACCAATATTTTTGCTTCTTATAAAGGCGACAACTATCGAGTTACGGCTCGCATAGACAACCTTTTTGATAAAGCATATGCACCTTGGTCTGATGTGTTTTATTTACATCAAGACAGTCCAGGCTTTATTTATGCGAATGAATTATTAATCGGTGCACCACGTAATGTACGTGTGATGTTTGATTACCAATTCTAAAAGCAAAGGAATGATTATGTTTAACGTCAATCATGCATTATTTTGGCTAAGTTTATCTGTTATATGTGCTACTAACATACCGTTTAATGTAAAAGCTGCTGAGCATAAAGACGAAGTTTATTCAACGACGTTTTTTGATCAGTATTCGCCTTTAACAGCATTAGATATGGTGAATCAATTACCAGGTTTTACGTTAATTGAAACCGACGATGATATACGAGGCTTTACTACAGGTGCTGGTAATGTATTGATTGATGGTCGACGCCCAACCACTAAATCAGGTGGAATAAACGAAACTCTTTCACGTATTTCCGCTGCACAAGTCGCGTACATAGAAATTTTACGCGGTGCATCTGGTTCCTCAGACGCCGCAGGTCAAGCCGTTGTTGCCAATGTAGTAAAATTGAAGCAAGGCGCAGCTAAGCATTGGAAACTTGCCTTTGAAAAAACAGGTAACGGTGAGCTTTCACCAAGTACTGAATGGGTTTTATCTAACCACATAAAGGGATGGGACAGCGCGTTTAAGTTTAATGCCATCAGTCAAAAATCACCTAGAGATGCTAACATTTCAACTTATGGTCCCACAATGGAGCTGCTCAGCTATCAGCAGGAAACCCGGCCCAGTACGCTAAACGATATTTTTATTTCAGGAGATAGCAAAAAACAATTCAATCAACATACTTTTAGTATCAACGCGAGAGTTGGTTGGAGCCAGTTTGTTACCGATACCGAGCGTTTAAGCTATACACAGCCGCAACAAAATCAAATCATTAATCGATATCAAAATGATCGTGATAGCCAATTTTATACGGGCGAATTAGGTCTAGAATGGCAAAAAATCCTTGCCCCACACTGGCAGTGGCGAATTTTAAACATTAACAACGTGCAGAATTGGTTTGTTAATTCATTTTCATTCGACAAGCCACCTAATGAAGATATTAAAAACGCCACCCGTTTACGATTTGATGAACATAGATCTGAACATGTTTTACGTAATGTATTTAGTAGAACGGGTGGAGAACAAGGCATGCTAAAACAGCAGGAATATGGGCTAGAAGTCGCCTTCA
The Thalassotalea hakodatensis genome window above contains:
- a CDS encoding TonB-dependent receptor plug domain-containing protein; amino-acid sequence: MFNVNHALFWLSLSVICATNIPFNVKAAEHKDEVYSTTFFDQYSPLTALDMVNQLPGFTLIETDDDIRGFTTGAGNVLIDGRRPTTKSGGINETLSRISAAQVAYIEILRGASGSSDAAGQAVVANVVKLKQGAAKHWKLAFEKTGNGELSPSTEWVLSNHIKGWDSAFKFNAISQKSPRDANISTYGPTMELLSYQQETRPSTLNDIFISGDSKKQFNQHTFSINARVGWSQFVTDTERLSYTQPQQNQIINRYQNDRDSQFYTGELGLEWQKILAPHWQWRILNINNVQNWFVNSFSFDKPPNEDIKNATRLRFDEHRSEHVLRNVFSRTGGEQGMLKQQEYGLEVAFSTLESWLTLERQDLLTPQLTNKRYSQAKEIRGEAFANLNWQWQKLVLDTGIAAEYSQLNVTGDNSDEQSLFFFKPSLALAYNSDKNRQYRISLRRSVGQLDFSDFAASADLVNDREISGNPRLRPETKTKATLAFDQRFAEKGAFSIALYYEWRQHVLEHIILPSGDYALGNAGKAEVKGITSSLNLPLHQWVKGAQIAFQANFIDSTFIDPVTNRNRQLTELTTPDITVDFRQDINQHHIFWGISYQDYQRRKEFYVNEYSHFHTYGRWHVYVEGIVFNDLKIRVDISNIGDDETKWQRKLYHPSRHDALQQLQVTQRHRDPTVNISFSQTF